From Quercus lobata isolate SW786 chromosome 1, ValleyOak3.0 Primary Assembly, whole genome shotgun sequence, one genomic window encodes:
- the LOC115990758 gene encoding STOREKEEPER protein-like: MARKQLPSHLDDHPAVSSSTEEEEEEEEQTLSDDDDDDEEEQEEGEQEEEEEGGEQSSSEEEDEAAKIESLPSAPPVKPHSSSSGSETKPMEPESTRSTRSSTMKKKRPNSETTETTPSKRGKKKDPKSQGGGGGEEKKLFQRLWSDDNEIELLKGMLDYRAIHDSDPAADAAAFYEFVKKSLHVEVTKAQLVDKMRRLRKKYRNNARRGKKGKDPTFSKPHERKTYQLSKKIWGCTATAADDGVSGRCLNGMLFFNKNVVLEESLIKKGLELIGQQKRLELEERWKRVELAALQTYVARTELLRDQASLILDAYKGH; the protein is encoded by the coding sequence ATGGCTCGGAAACAACTTCCATCTCATCTGGATGATCATCCAGCTGTTTCATCTTctactgaagaagaagaagaagaagaagaacaaactTTAtccgatgatgatgatgatgatgaagaagaacaagaagaaggagaacaagaagaagaagaagaaggaggagaacaAAGTTCatctgaagaagaagatgaagcagCTAAAATTGAATCTTTACCATCCGCTCCACCAGTGAAACCCCATTCTTCATCATCCGGGTCGGAAACCAAACCCATGGAACCCGAATCGACGAGGTCCACGAGATCCTCCACCATGAAGAAGAAGCGTCCAAACAGTGAAACGACGGAAACGACGCCGTCGAAGCGGGGCAAGAAGAAAGACCCAAAATCCCAAGGCGGTGGCGGTGGGGAAGAGAAGAAGCTTTTCCAGAGGCTGTGGAGCGACGACAATGAAATAGAATTACTGAAAGGGATGTTGGATTACAGAGCTATACACGACTCGGATCCCGCCGCAGATGCCGCCGCGTTTTACGAGTTCGTTAAGAAGAGTCTCCACGTGGAAGTTACCAAGGCCCAACTGGTGGATAAGATGAGAAGGTTAAGGAAGAAGTACCGCAATAATGCTAGGCGAGGAAAGAAAGGTAAAGACCCAACCTTTTCGAAACCCCACGAACGAAAGACATATCAACTGTCCAAGAAAATCTGGGGCTGCACTGCCACTGCCGCTGATGATGGGGTTTCGGGGAGATGTTTGAATGGGATGTTATTCTTTAATAAGAATGTGGTGTTGGAAGAGAGTTTGATAAAGAAAGGACTTGAATTGATTGGTCAACAGAAGAGGCTGGAATTGGAGGAGAGGTGGAAGAGGGTGGAGTTGGCTGCGTTGCAAACGTATGTCGCTCGGACTGAGTTGCTTAGGGACCAGGCCAGCTTGATTCTTGACGCATACAAGGGCCATTGA
- the LOC115957491 gene encoding probable histone H2A.3: MAGRGKSLAAGTAKKSTSRSSKAGLQFPVGGIARFLKTGKYAERVGGGAPVYLAAVLEYLVTEVLELAGNAARDNKKTRIVPRHIQLAVRNNEELSKLLVSVTITNGGVLPNIHNMLLPKKASIGSKSSPIDD, from the exons ATGGCCGGAAGAGGCAAATCTCTCGCCGCAGGCACCGCCAAGAAGAGCACATCTCGGAGCAGCAAGGCCGGTCTCCAGTTCCCCGTCGGCGGTATCGCCCGTTTCCTCAAAACTGGCAAGTACGCCGAACGCGTCGGCGGTGGCGCCCCTGTCTACCTCGCCGCCGTCCTCGAGTATCTCGTCACCGAG gttttggaatTGGCTGGGAATGCAGCGAGAGACAACAAGAAGACACGCATAGTGCCACGTCATATCCAGTTAGCGGTGAGGAACAACGAGGAACTGAGTAAGCTTCTTGTGTCTGTGACCATCACAAACGGTGGCGTTTTGCCCAACATTCACAACATGCTATTGCCTAAGAAAGCCAGCATCGGTTCCAAAAGCAGCCCAATCGATGACTAG
- the LOC115957572 gene encoding uncharacterized protein LOC115957572 isoform X2 yields the protein MEMNIDSSLEFKGVKDGHEDDLYAEIRRQILLLTADDDEDLPENNPKSFGAAKRSSNSFKARCITGLQSGSYFNWWEDENTNSVPAWLASLWRNGNGTGVFIPQVVKSRRYYNLGRMNNERRRIYKRVENQFS from the exons ATGGAGATGAACATAGATTCCAGTCTTGAATTCAAAGGTGTCAAGGATGGTCATGAAGATGATCTATATGCTGAAATTAGGAGGCAGATTTTGCTTTTGACAGCAGACGATGATGAAGATCTTCCCGAAAATAATCCCAAGTCTTTTGGTGCTGCCAAGCGAAGCTCAAACAGCTTTAAGGCTCGCTGTATCACTGGTTTACAAAGCGGTAGCTATTTTAATTGGTGGGAGGATGAGAATACTAATTCAGTACCGGCGTGGCTTGCAAGCTTGTGGAGGAATGGAAATGGAACAGGAGTTTTCATCCCTCAGGTAGTCAAATCCAGAAGATATTATAATCTAG GAAGAATGAATAATGAGAGAAGAAGAATATACAAGCGGGTGGAGAACCAGTTCTCATGA
- the LOC115957572 gene encoding uncharacterized protein LOC115957572 isoform X1: MEMNIDSSLEFKGVKDGHEDDLYAEIRRQILLLTADDDEDLPENNPKSFGAAKRSSNSFKARCITGLQSGSYFNWWEDENTNSVPAWLASLWRNGNGTGVFIPQVVKSRRYYNLAGRMNNERRRIYKRVENQFS, translated from the exons ATGGAGATGAACATAGATTCCAGTCTTGAATTCAAAGGTGTCAAGGATGGTCATGAAGATGATCTATATGCTGAAATTAGGAGGCAGATTTTGCTTTTGACAGCAGACGATGATGAAGATCTTCCCGAAAATAATCCCAAGTCTTTTGGTGCTGCCAAGCGAAGCTCAAACAGCTTTAAGGCTCGCTGTATCACTGGTTTACAAAGCGGTAGCTATTTTAATTGGTGGGAGGATGAGAATACTAATTCAGTACCGGCGTGGCTTGCAAGCTTGTGGAGGAATGGAAATGGAACAGGAGTTTTCATCCCTCAGGTAGTCAAATCCAGAAGATATTATAATCTAG CAGGAAGAATGAATAATGAGAGAAGAAGAATATACAAGCGGGTGGAGAACCAGTTCTCATGA